A genomic window from Sulfurospirillum diekertiae includes:
- a CDS encoding CNNM domain-containing protein — MTLLIVYLSLALSVSFLCSVLEAVLLSSTNSYIETLPKENNETVIAMIKGLKANIDKPISSILTFNTFAHTMGAAGVGAQTQILFGAEWQTLVAFIVTLLILYVSEIIPKTIGALYWKRLLIPSAYMIEFLVTISTPFTWISSLLTNYISRNKKHQGNFSRDEIMAVVAMGEKEGSILSKESDLIENLLKLKNIKAKDIMTPRSVVFALPATTTIETAIEDDRMYIHSRIPVFGETLDDVVGIAFNQRILEESVEDHDKTTLADIAHEVHMVSEYLPVPNLIDQFIKRKTHLFVVFDSYGQTAGVVTLEDAIETLLGVEIVDEMDEVEDMQLFAKDRSKKFQDRMKVERKKLEKAKVN; from the coding sequence ATCGTTCCTCTGTTCTGTTTTAGAAGCAGTTTTACTTTCAAGTACAAACTCTTACATTGAAACACTCCCCAAAGAAAACAATGAAACCGTTATTGCAATGATTAAAGGATTAAAAGCCAATATCGATAAACCGATCTCTTCGATTTTAACCTTCAATACCTTTGCCCATACGATGGGAGCAGCAGGTGTAGGTGCTCAAACACAAATCCTCTTTGGTGCGGAATGGCAAACCTTAGTGGCTTTTATTGTAACACTTCTCATCTTGTATGTTTCAGAGATTATCCCCAAAACCATTGGTGCGCTTTACTGGAAAAGACTTTTGATTCCTTCCGCCTATATGATCGAGTTTTTGGTGACCATCAGTACACCATTTACATGGATTTCATCACTTTTGACGAACTATATCTCAAGAAACAAAAAACACCAAGGCAATTTTTCGCGTGATGAAATTATGGCAGTCGTTGCAATGGGTGAGAAAGAGGGATCAATCCTTAGTAAAGAAAGTGACCTGATCGAAAATCTTTTAAAACTTAAAAACATTAAAGCCAAAGATATTATGACACCACGAAGTGTTGTGTTTGCACTTCCTGCGACAACCACTATTGAAACTGCGATTGAAGATGATCGCATGTATATTCACTCACGTATTCCTGTCTTTGGTGAGACTTTGGATGATGTTGTGGGTATTGCTTTCAACCAACGTATCTTGGAAGAGAGTGTGGAAGATCACGATAAAACAACACTTGCGGATATCGCCCATGAAGTACATATGGTTTCTGAGTATTTGCCTGTTCCAAACTTGATCGACCAATTTATCAAACGTAAAACCCATCTTTTTGTGGTGTTTGACAGTTACGGACAAACCGCAGGTGTTGTCACGCTTGAAGATGCCATTGAGACGCTTTTGGGTGTTGAAATCGTTGATGAAATGGACGAAGTAGAGGACATGCAACTCTTTGCAAAAGACCGCAGTAAAAAATTCCAAGACCGTATGAAAGTCGAGCGTAAAAAACTCGAAAAAGCGAAGGTTAACTAA
- a CDS encoding histidine phosphatase family protein, producing MVEKVYLLRHGHIDNGSEKRYLGRTDVPLDTQGKEQAHSLHDYFKMIPIDMIFTSPLKRCVQTARVLCVDKPITYHMVEAFAEIDMGDWENVEMSYIASHNPELYAQRGKDLEYFTPPNGESFHDMAKRVRDAFDAITHHATGTILIIAHAGVNRMILSSILSIEIKDMFTIEQPYACVNELTWDQQRTQWNYQRVL from the coding sequence ATGGTTGAAAAGGTCTATTTGCTTCGACATGGGCACATTGATAATGGGAGTGAAAAAAGGTATCTTGGTCGAACGGATGTTCCCCTTGATACGCAAGGAAAAGAGCAAGCTCACAGCTTGCATGATTATTTTAAAATGATTCCTATTGATATGATTTTTACGAGTCCACTCAAGCGCTGTGTGCAAACGGCACGTGTTCTTTGTGTTGATAAACCTATAACGTATCACATGGTAGAGGCATTTGCTGAGATTGATATGGGCGATTGGGAAAATGTGGAAATGTCATATATCGCGTCACACAATCCAGAACTGTATGCGCAAAGAGGAAAGGATTTAGAATACTTTACGCCACCCAATGGTGAGAGTTTTCATGATATGGCAAAACGTGTCAGAGATGCTTTTGATGCCATTACACACCATGCAACGGGTACTATTCTCATCATTGCCCATGCCGGTGTCAATCGTATGATTCTGTCATCTATTTTAAGTATAGAAATTAAGGATATGTTTACAATAGAGCAACCGTATGCCTGTGTGAATGAATTGACATGGGATCAACAAAGGACGCAGTGGAATTATCAAAGAGTTTTATAA
- a CDS encoding DVU_1551 family NTP transferase, translating to MGKSNIAVLIIAAGYSSRMHDFKPLLPFGQITAVERLIQTYQTHGIEHIYVVTGHRQDDIIEALQGYKVHIVYNENYAKGMFSSIQKGLSAIDETVDAFYMQPVDIPLIKVKTLDSLYEAYTHEHKGVLYPTFLGKKGHPPLIDMKYKEQILASDGAGGLKKVLEAFKSDALHVNVSDQSVLMDMDTLDDYINLVVYEVMNTPTKEECLAIMLQNEVPEPIIKHCEAVESMVSKVYESIASFGLNINKQTLSAAALLHDIARQEKNHALVGAQKLRAMGYEAIGNIIETHMDMDVNAHTPLNANELLFLADKLVSEDEVCGFEKRFEKALKKCEGNDDALRNITRRLDATKAIISKIKNLTGKVFNDG from the coding sequence ATGGGAAAGAGCAACATCGCTGTTCTTATTATTGCCGCCGGGTATTCTTCTAGAATGCACGATTTTAAACCCCTTTTGCCTTTTGGGCAAATAACGGCTGTGGAGAGATTGATTCAGACCTATCAAACTCATGGGATAGAGCATATATATGTTGTCACGGGGCATAGGCAGGATGATATTATTGAGGCACTTCAAGGGTATAAGGTTCACATCGTTTATAATGAGAATTATGCAAAAGGTATGTTTAGCTCTATTCAAAAAGGACTGAGTGCCATAGATGAAACAGTGGATGCGTTTTATATGCAGCCAGTGGATATCCCACTCATTAAAGTGAAAACCCTTGATAGTTTATACGAGGCATATACCCATGAACATAAGGGCGTTCTTTATCCTACTTTTCTTGGGAAAAAAGGTCATCCTCCGCTCATTGATATGAAATATAAAGAGCAGATTTTAGCAAGCGATGGTGCAGGTGGGCTTAAAAAAGTATTGGAAGCGTTTAAATCCGATGCTTTACATGTAAACGTGTCTGACCAATCGGTTTTAATGGATATGGATACACTGGATGATTATATTAATCTTGTTGTCTATGAAGTGATGAATACTCCCACTAAAGAGGAGTGTTTGGCAATCATGTTACAAAATGAGGTACCTGAGCCTATCATTAAGCATTGTGAAGCGGTAGAGAGCATGGTCAGCAAAGTGTATGAGAGCATCGCTTCTTTTGGACTCAATATTAATAAACAAACTCTAAGTGCTGCAGCATTGTTGCATGATATTGCGCGTCAAGAGAAAAATCATGCTCTTGTTGGTGCACAAAAGCTGCGTGCGATGGGGTATGAAGCCATCGGTAATATCATTGAAACGCACATGGATATGGATGTTAATGCCCATACTCCTTTAAATGCCAATGAGTTACTTTTCTTAGCCGATAAATTAGTGAGTGAAGATGAGGTGTGTGGTTTTGAAAAACGCTTTGAAAAGGCGCTTAAAAAATGTGAAGGTAATGATGACGCGCTACGCAACATCACAAGACGCTTAGATGCCACAAAAGCGATTATTTCAAAAATAAAAAATCTAACGGGCAAAGTTTTTAACGATGGTTGA
- a CDS encoding XdhC family aldehyde oxidoreductase maturation factor, which produces MKTIIEHIVDSLNEEHEVVTATILQKSGSAPREAGAKMLIRKNASIEGTIGGGTLEAMAIQLAPNVFKTKQCSVEDIELTDDDARAAGMVCGGEVSVLLEYIDALDISQLNIYHKAKELKVSDTDFVMITKISQSKRHLSGKNKWICTETDLYGEEDKEVQSIVKELRENFNHIKFHLYVGNNRYMIEPFYTTDKLYIVGAGHISQQIAALTKTLGFYTAILDDREAFANKERFPTADEVHVVPSTYEGLLQDVHIAKNSYIVIVTRGVDKVVLEQALQAKAKYIGMIGSKTKKNYVYSQLLQEGFAQKDLDDVCCPVGVSINAQTPEEIAISIVAELIKVRRS; this is translated from the coding sequence ATGAAAACCATAATTGAACATATTGTGGATAGTTTAAATGAAGAACACGAAGTTGTAACCGCAACGATATTGCAAAAAAGTGGTTCAGCTCCCAGAGAAGCGGGGGCTAAGATGCTGATTCGTAAAAATGCATCGATTGAAGGAACGATCGGTGGAGGCACACTAGAAGCCATGGCAATACAATTAGCACCAAATGTCTTTAAAACAAAGCAGTGTTCTGTTGAAGATATTGAATTAACCGATGATGATGCACGTGCTGCTGGTATGGTATGTGGTGGCGAAGTCAGCGTTCTTTTGGAGTACATAGACGCACTCGATATTTCACAACTCAATATCTATCATAAAGCAAAAGAGCTCAAAGTCTCTGATACGGATTTTGTGATGATTACAAAGATTTCACAGTCCAAAAGACACCTTTCCGGTAAGAATAAATGGATATGTACTGAAACAGACCTGTATGGTGAGGAAGATAAAGAGGTACAGAGCATTGTAAAAGAGCTTCGAGAAAATTTTAACCATATCAAGTTTCATCTCTATGTTGGAAACAATAGGTATATGATTGAGCCTTTTTATACGACAGATAAGCTTTATATCGTTGGAGCAGGGCATATTTCGCAACAAATTGCAGCCCTTACCAAAACACTTGGTTTTTACACGGCTATTTTAGATGACAGGGAAGCGTTTGCCAACAAAGAGCGTTTTCCTACTGCGGATGAAGTGCATGTTGTTCCTTCAACCTATGAGGGGTTACTTCAAGATGTACATATTGCTAAAAACAGTTATATTGTTATTGTTACCAGAGGTGTTGATAAAGTGGTACTCGAACAAGCGCTTCAAGCAAAGGCAAAATATATCGGTATGATTGGAAGCAAAACGAAAAAAAACTATGTTTACTCTCAACTTCTACAAGAGGGTTTCGCGCAAAAAGATTTGGATGATGTCTGTTGTCCTGTTGGTGTTTCTATCAATGCTCAAACACCTGAGGAGATCGCCATTAGCATCGTTGCAGAACTTATAAAAGTTAGAAGAAGCTAA
- a CDS encoding DVU_1553 family AMP-dependent CoA ligase has translation MTVTPLEQWILERTHIAHKSQEALRAYQLGELIKTLAYAKEKSRFYQVLLKDIDLNALSSFKDFERIAFTTPDDIKRNAYDLACVPSNEVERIVTLNTSGTTGDEKRIFFTQKDLELTIDFFQHGMRCLVDESDTVLVLLPGPAYGSIGDLLKKALALSKIECIVQGVLSDVEKTALCIEENNITCIVGIPMQVLYFKKAKPEVFANHIKKVLLSTDYVPDVLIEALSDNGQCQVFNHYGMTEMGYGGGVECECLKGYHLRENNLYFEIIDPITGQPSEDGMYGEVVFTTLHRQAMPLIRYKTGDMARFSTKPCGCGTFLRTMEKVLGRIENKIEINGHAIHLREFDEILLHFPRILDYKLTVCEKNCLHVKLILANKERCVALKEEVIRRIRDSFPFEFNFRLHVEEDDHSPKMTNSMIKRKIDNNIRNKG, from the coding sequence ATGACGGTCACACCCTTAGAGCAATGGATATTGGAGCGTACACACATCGCACACAAAAGCCAAGAAGCCTTGCGTGCGTATCAGCTTGGTGAATTGATCAAAACATTGGCTTATGCAAAAGAGAAAAGCCGATTTTATCAAGTACTGTTGAAAGATATTGACCTAAACGCTCTCTCATCATTCAAAGATTTTGAGCGCATTGCATTTACAACTCCTGATGATATTAAACGCAATGCGTATGATTTGGCTTGTGTCCCGAGTAATGAGGTTGAACGTATTGTGACTTTAAATACTTCGGGTACGACAGGAGATGAAAAGCGCATCTTTTTTACGCAGAAAGATTTGGAGTTGACCATTGATTTTTTTCAGCATGGGATGCGCTGTTTAGTTGATGAAAGCGACACAGTGTTGGTACTGCTTCCAGGTCCTGCTTATGGAAGTATTGGGGATTTACTCAAAAAAGCATTGGCGCTTTCAAAAATTGAGTGTATCGTTCAAGGTGTATTGAGTGATGTTGAAAAAACGGCTTTGTGTATTGAAGAAAATAACATTACCTGTATTGTGGGTATACCGATGCAGGTGTTATACTTTAAAAAAGCCAAACCTGAAGTATTTGCAAACCATATAAAAAAAGTTCTTTTAAGTACAGATTATGTGCCCGATGTCCTCATCGAGGCGCTTAGCGATAACGGGCAGTGTCAAGTTTTTAACCATTATGGTATGACTGAGATGGGATATGGTGGAGGAGTTGAGTGCGAATGCCTTAAGGGTTATCATTTAAGAGAAAACAATCTCTATTTTGAAATCATAGACCCCATTACGGGTCAGCCTTCTGAAGATGGCATGTATGGTGAAGTTGTTTTTACAACCCTTCATCGTCAAGCAATGCCTCTTATTCGTTACAAAACAGGCGACATGGCACGCTTTTCTACGAAGCCATGCGGTTGTGGGACATTTTTGCGAACCATGGAGAAAGTGCTTGGTCGCATTGAAAATAAAATAGAGATTAATGGGCATGCTATTCATTTAAGAGAGTTCGATGAAATTCTTTTACACTTTCCTCGTATTTTAGATTATAAGCTTACGGTATGTGAGAAAAACTGTTTACATGTAAAGCTTATTCTTGCAAATAAAGAGCGTTGTGTAGCGTTAAAAGAAGAGGTAATTCGTCGTATTCGAGACTCTTTCCCGTTTGAATTTAATTTTAGACTTCATGTAGAAGAAGACGATCACTCACCCAAAATGACCAACAGCATGATCAAAAGAAAGATAGACAACAACATAAGAAACAAAGGATGA
- a CDS encoding C-GCAxxG-C-C family protein, which produces MAEFGVLGLYAAKAKEEESAKEDFTQMVTEFHEWFNVEFGATKCVNLIGVTDFHGIDQSYKLTCAEMIKKAYVKVYEILLEHGYEYGNRR; this is translated from the coding sequence GTGGCGGAATTTGGTGTTTTAGGTCTTTATGCTGCCAAAGCCAAAGAAGAAGAGAGTGCTAAAGAAGATTTTACACAGATGGTTACTGAATTTCATGAGTGGTTTAATGTGGAATTTGGTGCTACAAAATGTGTTAATCTGATAGGTGTTACTGATTTTCATGGAATTGATCAGAGTTATAAGCTGACCTGTGCCGAGATGATCAAAAAGGCATATGTCAAAGTCTATGAAATTTTATTAGAACACGGTTATGAATATGGGAATAGAAGGTAG
- a CDS encoding C-GCAxxG-C-C family (seleno)protein: MDELSLRLFKFSSAGFCCAQIMYKLALEDEGTQNDDLIRAAQGLCRGIADTQQTCGVLSGGIWCFRSLCCQSQRRREC; encoded by the coding sequence ATGGATGAATTATCACTACGTTTGTTTAAATTCTCATCAGCGGGATTTTGCTGTGCTCAGATTATGTATAAACTCGCTCTTGAAGATGAAGGGACACAGAACGATGATCTAATTCGAGCTGCTCAAGGATTATGCCGAGGCATCGCCGATACGCAACAAACATGTGGCGTTTTGAGTGGCGGAATTTGGTGTTTTAGGTCTTTATGCTGCCAAAGCCAAAGAAGAAGAGAGTGCTAA
- the trsM gene encoding DVU_1556 family methyltransferase, with product MQEATGETLRPGGFKLTDKAVSFCALNKQMRVLDLGCGMGATASYLYQNHGIKVIGIDPSEKLLTIAKAKNPFATFVLGSGDALPFEQESFECVLAECTLSLMHDLHVTLREVYRILSNEGWFVINDVYAKNSETLREMDNFSITSCMRGMHDLPSLKEALETIGFEIMLLEDCSQLLKELMVKIIFSHGSMGSFWSKTIEGEVAQTCCHFEQNIKQCKPGYFILIAKKGKNNG from the coding sequence ATGCAAGAAGCTACAGGAGAAACCTTACGTCCTGGAGGGTTTAAACTGACCGATAAAGCCGTCAGCTTTTGCGCTTTGAATAAGCAGATGAGAGTGCTTGATTTAGGCTGTGGTATGGGAGCAACGGCTTCGTATCTTTACCAAAATCATGGGATTAAAGTCATTGGCATTGATCCTTCTGAAAAGTTACTTACCATCGCAAAAGCAAAAAATCCTTTTGCAACCTTTGTATTAGGATCGGGTGATGCTCTCCCTTTTGAGCAGGAGAGTTTTGAGTGTGTTTTGGCAGAATGTACTTTGTCCCTGATGCATGATTTACATGTAACCTTACGCGAGGTGTATAGAATTTTAAGCAATGAGGGTTGGTTTGTCATCAACGATGTTTATGCCAAAAATTCTGAAACGCTAAGGGAAATGGACAATTTTTCTATTACTTCGTGTATGCGTGGAATGCACGATCTGCCTTCATTAAAAGAGGCGTTGGAAACAATAGGATTTGAAATTATGCTTTTAGAAGATTGTTCACAACTGCTTAAAGAGCTTATGGTCAAGATCATCTTCTCTCACGGATCTATGGGCTCTTTTTGGAGTAAAACCATTGAAGGCGAAGTTGCTCAAACGTGTTGCCATTTTGAACAAAATATTAAACAATGTAAGCCAGGTTATTTTATCTTAATCGCAAAAAAAGGAAAAAACAATGGATGA